The Populus trichocarpa isolate Nisqually-1 chromosome 2, P.trichocarpa_v4.1, whole genome shotgun sequence genome has a window encoding:
- the LOC7488609 gene encoding protein LATE FLOWERING, whose amino-acid sequence MEPGEKVSPIHAEEDTAARVFPCLFCSRKFYSSQALGGHQNAHKKERNAARKTRRVSEYAPSPPPTFPVIFSPSHHLGLLHPSMYTSTAHAANLHCHPTHDQFSDRLGSSGAARFDSGVLFYGGSCSSDRYDHHQYDQEDEQSLLNWQRSIRCPGFNGGGPNHHLSMAIDNHNMEIRNDKDQKLDLSLHL is encoded by the coding sequence ATGGAACCTGGAGAAAAGGTTTCTCCGATCCATGCAGAAGAAGACACCGCAGCAAGGGTATTTCCTTGTTTATTCTGTTCACGAAAGTTCTACAGTTCTCAAGCCTTAGGAGGCCACCAAAATGCTCACAAGAAGGAGAGAAATGCAGCAAGGAAGACAAGAAGAGTATCTGAATATGCACCATCCCCACCACCAACATTTCCAGTGATTTTTTCCCCAAGTCATCATTTAGGCCTGTTGCACCCTTCAATGTACACAAGTACTGCTCATGCAGCCAACCTCCACTGTCATCCTACTCATGATCAGTTCTCTGACCGTCTTGGATCCAGTGGTGCAGCCAGGTTTGACAGTGGGGTGCTGTTTTATGGCGGGAGTTGTTCAAGCGATAGGTATGATCATCACCAATATGACCAAGAAGATGAGCAGAGTTTGTTGAATTGGCAAAGGAGCATAAGATGCCCTGGTTTCAATGGAGGCGGTCCCAACCACCATCTTTCAATGGCGATTGACAATCACAATATGGAGATCAGGAACGATAAAGATCAGAAACTTGATTTGTCTCTCcatttatga